GTTTTGGAAGTTTCAAGGGAATTTTATCTCGGTCATGAAAACgatggaaaaaagtatattttgttttggttaCATTTAGAGATAATTTGTTTGCATTAAACCATTCAGTAAGATTTAATAGCTCTTTGTTTACTGACTTAAACagaatatttatatcattatgtgcataaaatagatttgtgtcatctgcaaataaaattgtatctagTTCAGTACAAGCTttgcttaaatcattaataaaaatgagaaatAGGAGTGGCCCTAATATAGATCCCTGAGGAACCCCACATGTTATGTTCATATTGGTTATTTTACCTTCATTATAAGAAatgtattgttttctatttgacaaatagcttttaaaccacgcaatatttatatgtttcataccatagttttctaattttgttaataaaatgtaatgatcgacagtgtcaaaagccttactgagatcaataaatacacctaatgtatatttattttcatcaaatgatttaaaaatatcatgaaCAAGATGAACAATAGCCTGATCAGTAGAGTGGCtctttttaaacccaaattgcTTACTATAGAGAATATtgtttaaatctaaaaagtaaTACAATCTTTTATACATAATGAGTTCTAATAACTTTGAAAAGCATGATAGTATGGAGATAGGCCTGTAATTGGAGACACTAGTCTCATCTCCTGATTTTAGTATAGGTATTACCCttgcaattttaagtttatcGGGAAAGATTCCTTGGTTTAAAGAGAGCgtaaatatatgcaaaagcggaatttttaaataaggcattgatttaatttttttgcatatggAGACTTAAGAACTTTAGTACTTGACAGTACTCTTTAACTATTAGATGTACAAAAACATTAGATGTATAAATCTTAACAAAATAGCAAGTCATCTGTGGCTCTTAATCGCGCAACAACTGCACCAAACAAAACATCAATTGATTTTATGAAgtaattttaagaatttaattatACCAAAAAAAGGTAAATAGTAAACACGTTCAGAAAGATAATTTATGACGTTTCAAGCTTGGTTAGTAATGTACTTCCGTTCAGCGTTTACGACAACAACTAGATGTTATGATTTCAATATACAgagattttcttatttaatccAATAACTTTTaccattgaaaactttttttagttctttttttattgattttccaACAGAACAGtgtcattttaatttcaaattaaaagtcTTCGTCATATCAGTATGCTGAACTCTCAACTTCCAAGTTCAAAAAGCCTATAATACTAGAACATATAATTCTAAATTCATCTTCAGGAGAAATAATTCCACTTTCGTTCacacaaacatgaaaaaaacagaaatttaaaaggaaaaacatTGAAACAAACACCTTTATTACGCACACAACACAACAAAAATCAAGATAACGCAAACAAACAGCATTTGGTGGTGCCACCTAACagaaatttcattttaaaaaaatttgcataaaaatctttttaattattattttttatatgactaGAGTAAAGAACTTCATTTTTGGGGGTCAAACATGCAGGACTCTGTTAAGTGCATTTAAACATTTACTAATTGTGTCGTCTACCTAAGTTGCTTGTGAGAAATGTCAAGGTGAGTATTATACGTCCGCTggacgtttttatttttaataattttatattatttaagcCTGGACATTTAATGCTCACTgtgtataaatactttaatatttaaaggaCATATATcctaacatttgaaaaaatagcaattttagctttctcaaaataaataaaaaaataaaaatatatatggttAATTACCAAGCCATAagattaaaaactattattcacTAGCCATAAgattaaaaactattactcAATTtaggataaatattttaaaattaaatttgaaatgtttagtttaaaacatgttatttaaaagtttcactTTCCGCATCATAGTGAATAAATAATGGATCTATTTGTAGCAAGTTAAGGAACTGGGCCATGGTCATTTTTTCAGacatgttattattttttgtatgaaGTTCTTCAATGGCCATGACAGCCATTTTGTAATCAACTCTTTGAGAAGAGTAAGATCATTCTAAAGAAAATATGACATTGGACAAAAGCGTactcaaacaaactttaaagatcttttttctttaaagaccTTACTtctttgcattttaaaattatactctTTTCTAAATTTGactatctttttcttttttaagcaactctttttcgcttttttctattttttttttttttaaattaacagtTATTCTTCATCTTTGTCAGTAatcatcttgaaaaaaattattattcttagatggtatatgaaaaaaaattaaaaaagaaataaaaacagatttaaaaaaaatattttttttttgttttgcaattgaaaatgttattaaacaaagttatttgaaataataaatgaaacCCTAAGTGTCTAAACAATGAAAAAGAATCTAATAAcaacattcaaaaataaaaaagattaataaaaaaaattttctttaatatatatcagggatgcggagtcccaaaaaggactctggatttgaaagtcacaaaaagattactttatcCTAGTTattggtatccaggagctctaaaaatatacataagtttttGGGCtactaataggaaaaaaattaagacttttaggtTAGAGGAACAATTGTTTTTTGAGCCTGGAGTCCTAAGGTATAATGGCAGCAAGGACTCCAGGACTCCGGGCTTAAAAGCATTaagtttcaagtcattaaatctcatgaatttttttattttaccagaTAATAATTCAacaaacatgtttagagcttttAGACACTGCAGACTTGgaaaaagtagagatataaaCCTGGAGGCcttttgggactccgcatcacatatatatatatatatatatatatatatatatatatatatatatatatatatatatatatatatatttatatttatatataaattaaaaaactaatttaaaaaagggatgatatatatatatatatgtatatatatatatatatatatatacatatatatatatttatatatatatatatatatatatatatataaaaattaaaaaactaattcaaaaaagggatgatatatatatatatatatatatatatatatatatatatatatatatatatatatatatatataaattaaaaaactaattcaaaaaagaattttaaacagGAAAAATTATAACTGTGATTTTTGTGTGCCTAACAATGAAAAAGAATCtaataacattcaaaaataaaaatgatttgaaaaaaaaaattatttaaaaatttatataaaaataaaaaaaaataaaaaaaaataattcaaaatagatttgtcaatacaaaaaatattgtagtgatttttgtaaaaatctttgGCAACAATCGGAGAGAAAATAagattagaaaattaaaaattaagttttaaacgacataaatttttaaaaattcatttaaaaaaaacatcttataaaaagtaaatgtattatatacacttatataaaTAATCCAGAAGCaccataaataaataacatttttaaagaaaggcaatcctttttgcaataaatatattagattttttatttctgtttaacTGTTTAATTCTTCATCTtcttcaacaaatttatttagcaTAAAATGTTTCTCTTCCTCAACCTGAATTGGTTCCTGATTAATGCATTTATTACcacaacattttttacaacactGCTGTTGCAAATCAAACACCCTATGGAGAATCATTACACTAGATGATCCTAAAACTATAAAGGTTCCTAACAAAGCACTACGTGAAGGCAATTTACTCATTAGTAAGTATTGTAACATAAAGGCATGAATAACATCACAATTTCGAATTAAAATTGCTGGGCCTGCATCCTCTAACTGTAATGCTTCCCCCATTAACATTAGTCCAATAAAGAACACAATgcctgaaataaaaattaaataccaatGTTGTGCCTTGatttcttgaaataaaaattcatcATGCCTTATAAGCATTGCAAtcggagaaaaaaaaattcctagtAAACTAGGATAAAATACTGTCAGTGTTACATCAAATTTTGATCCATGGAGTTTGATTAGTATGAAAAATAAGCTTATAAACATGGCAGCCAACAAAGCAAAGCCACTTCCCAGTATATATTGAGGGTTTTGAAATACAGATGCAATATTATTGCTTAACTGATTTATTggaataatttcattattagaaattattaaatctgGTTTAGCTAAAACTACAACACCAAAGAAACTTATACAGCCACAAAGCACCTCAATAATGCCACAACCTTTGCGCAACAATATGTAACTAAAAAACACAGTAAAAACTGGTGAGGTAAATTGAACAACTGTTGCATCTGCAATGGGTATCAGTTGGATagcaagataaaaaaatattattgctgCATCTTCAATAACTcccatgaaaaataaatataacagatttaactttttatcaCCATATGGATGAACTTTTcggaaaaacataaaaactatgCAAAATAGTAACTGGATAAAACTCCTTAAAAGAAGCAATTCATAAGTCGAAAAGTCTTTATagatatgataaatatattgcACAAGAACATTCCcaagtgttaaaaataaaccaGCAGCAGCCATTAGAGCTAATCCAACACTGCGCTTATTTAATCCGTTTTCTGTTACAAATATTCTGCTGAAAAACTGAAACATCTTAgtttcaaaagttaaaactcTAACGTAACGATTTGCTCggaattgttttgttttttaaacgtttatagCCTATCAActtttacattaattacattACAACAGcgtttcaaaatttaaagactTCTTTTAAACCATATGATTATTTTTGACTCAGTTTCCTAAGTTCTtacaaaaatcttaaattaaatcaagtacacgatttaaaagaaaaatttaaaacgtcACTATTTATGTTCATTTGATTTAAAACGTCACTCATTTCATTCATGTTCATGACACTCAGTTCACTAGATTTAAAACGTCACTATTTATGTTCATTCGAaagtaatattttgtaaaaaaaattgataaagaaatttaaataatcttaccAGAAAATAAGTTGAAAAGTTTAGATTAATGATTAATTTCATTACCAAACTTCATGACCGTAGGCAAGTGGGCGTTTGGGTAGGGGGGCATAATAAAGCCCCCTCTTTATATTCTTAAacattaagattttattatatatttataaacaatttagaaatatttataaaaacttcgttttttaaatatgtaaaggCAAATATCTcgcaatttaaataataaagataaaaaatgccGCAAGTAATTGCAAACGTTTGTTAAATCGTAAATGTAGAAGTTGTAGAAGTCATTAAAACTGTGTTGAACTCGTGTTTATGTAagatgatgttttttaaaactaatatgtaattttatttttatttattttttacttttttttttgtagtttattttGCGTCGTTTTGAAACttgaaataatctttataatagtatttaaaatcatatattataAGGTAGTAGCCATCGCATTACATTAACTGTCTAACTTCGATCCGAAAAGTCCAAAAAATCCAAAAagcttttgccctttttacTAACGttggattaaatttgtaaacaaatattatttaacttttcttttcctaaatgaaatcaataaatactatttataatactatataaatactatttatgtaatcatgaaaaaatgaaatcaataaatactatttataatactatataaatactatttatgtaatcatgaaaaaatgaaatcaataaatactatttataatactatataaatactatttataatacTGTATAAATACTATTTGTGTAAAAGTATTAAGAAGAAATTAGAgtagttgtaaaataataatttattattcctGAATGTATTTTCGATTAGAAAGGGATTAAAGTTTTGAACAGAAAAGTGAAACCACATAcgcttttgaagcatttttatgaattataatactttttaataatcgTAGGctcgtaaaaaacttttataagtatttcataaatattaaaacttgtttttggactatctttaatttattaacttttgacttgcgtttttaacttttattctacGCATCAGCTTCAGCTTTTgttctttttacaaatggcggactatatttataaacaaaaaaaagtggcTTCATTTTTCGTCCAATAAAATCCCGCAAGTTGGACatctatttatataatatatcactgggtaatatttatatatctgtTACCATAAAAAAGCGATGGCGGGCTTAATCTAAAAACGTTTGTATTCGTTTTATTTAtagcaatttaaataacatttaaattgctataaataaaacgaatacaaatgttttatttatagcaatttaaatattatttaaattgctatAAATCAAACTAGATTAAAAAGAGGTTTGCTATAGTTGTTGTAACGTTTTATAGCATTGTATTCTATTATTTACTTCAGTGTTACgtctttaaaatagaaattgtCTGGTGCGAAATGGAAACGTCTTAATCAACTAATGAAATGATTGGAAGGGGTAGATACAAATAAAGCTATTACTTCTTCCTATGTAAGAAATGTCATCAACTTCTCTTAGCACTCTAGTGTCTCTATTGTTGAGAATCTTTTGCTAACTCTGCATTTTTATTAGATACTACTTCAACTACTTTTATTGGTTTTGACCGTACATTTACTAGTGCATCACCTGCTGATCCTGtattaattcttattttcatGGCTCTGCATCTACTGTTACTTCGGCTGactattatgttttataaaggtctttttaaattttataaagttctcaaaataaaaatttaaaatcttaaaaaggtCTTtcgttcacgcctccttccttagcAATGTCGTTTATTGGGCTAGAGCCAGCGTTGAACCACGAGTTTCTTTGTTCTGAGCTAGATCTTTAAAAGCTGCGCCACGGTTGCCCTAAAAAGTACATGAAAAAACAGGAACTGGTTCTATTAATCTGTTGAGTAACTTAACTTAAATAGAAGTGTTCTACCCAGATAacacatgctttttttttaatgttttttaaaacctttgtaACACTTAAAGACACacttaaattgaaaataaaaatgactgtacatttattcaatttgacaTAAACGATTTTTACTCTGCATAAGTAActgcaaatattattttgcaaagatattttaaatattattatgcaaagatattttagataaaacaattgaatttctaaaaagttacacagttattacaaaaaagacAACCTGCATAATAAAACTTTGCagaaaaaccttactttatTCTAATAAGgaaatttggaaaaagaaatACATGACTGCTTTGATGTAACAATGGGCAGTTAGGATGGAGCAGAAATTTGTGAATCTGTTggactatttattttaaatttatttagtaaaataatcaaCATCAGTGGTCTAGGCCTCTATTGCGACgatggtttaataataatgcataaaaaatctggtcgataaaattagaaaaaatataaaaaattttaaagatattggcTTACAAATCGAAATAAGCATACATTTAAAATTGTGAGTTTTCTTGATGTCACATGTAACCTCTCTGAAATTTCATAtaagcctttcaaaaaaccaaacgatGAATTATTGTACATTAATAATAACTCAAATCATTGAccccaaattctaaaaaaaattccaatttcAGTTAATAACAGGTTAaaccaaaactcctctaatgaaaatgtattcaattcctCTAAACGAATTTTTg
This portion of the Hydra vulgaris chromosome 13, alternate assembly HydraT2T_AEP genome encodes:
- the LOC136089355 gene encoding solute carrier family 35 member G1-like — translated: MFQFFSRIFVTENGLNKRSVGLALMAAAGLFLTLGNVLVQYIYHIYKDFSTYELLLLRSFIQLLFCIVFMFFRKVHPYGDKKLNLLYLFFMGVIEDAAIIFFYLAIQLIPIADATVVQFTSPVFTVFFSYILLRKGCGIIEVLCGCISFFGVVVLAKPDLIISNNEIIPINQLSNNIASVFQNPQYILGSGFALLAAMFISLFFILIKLHGSKFDVTLTVFYPSLLGIFFSPIAMLIRHDEFLFQEIKAQHWYLIFISGIVFFIGLMLMGEALQLEDAGPAILIRNCDVIHAFMLQYLLMSKLPSRSALLGTFIVLGSSSVMILHRVFDLQQQCCKKCCGNKCINQEPIQVEEEKHFMLNKFVEEDEELNS